DNA sequence from the Nerophis lumbriciformis linkage group LG10, RoL_Nlum_v2.1, whole genome shotgun sequence genome:
TGCCCGCCGAGGGTCATGTCTCACACCATATTTTGGCCCGCATTAAATAGAACGTAATGCTCATCTTGTTTCTTGGTAGCGGTGAGGGGACACCGGCAGGGTCCTGGAGGTTCCCCTTGCGACGAGAATAGCGCCATGACTTCATGAATGAGGGACTCGCACCAGGAGGCAGCACATTTCTCAAGAGGGTCTTCAAAGCCCACAGGGAACTGAACAAGAGCCGTAACATTGTGTACGTTCACATTTGGAGTCCCCGCGTTTATTTGGAAAGTCTCCGAGAAGTCAAGTTCGAGAGGGACAGCCGCAGCAAGTGTCATCTGGTCTTCCAATTTGGGGAGGGCGGTGGAGTTTAAAATGGTGTGAATATGATAGCCATCCCTGCCCACTGGTGTAGCTTATGCAAGGTCTGACACTGGCAGGCTGTAATCGGACAAAAAAGGACCGTGTAAATCAACCACAGCACCACTTTGTTGGGGGGGACCTTTGCCGACTTTTGCATGAATCTCAGGCGGCTCCCAGGAGGTGAGTGCCGACCCTCAGGAGGGGTGAAAGATGACCGTGGTGTCCCAGGAGAACCGCAACGAGACCGTGGTCATTCCCCCTTTGTTGCAAGATGCCGCCGACTTGGAGGAGCTGGAGTGCAGCGAGAGGGTGGTCATCAACATCTCCGGCCTGCGTTTCGAGACACAGTTAAAGACCCTCTCCCGTTTCCCGAACACACTCTTGGGGGATCCACGCAAAAGGATACGCTTCTTTGACCCTCTAAGGAACGAGTACTTCTTTGACAGGAACAGGCCCAGCTTCGACGCTGTCTTGTACTACTACCAGTCCGGTGGGAGGCTTCGGAGACCGGTGAGTGTCCCTGTGGATATTTTCCTGGAGGAAATCAAGTTCTATGAGTTCGATGAGGAGACTATCGAACTTTTTCGAGAGGATGAGGGTCTCACGAAGGAGGATGACCGACCTCTTCCCAAGAGCGAGTTCCAGAGACAACTGTGGTTGCTGTTTGAGTATCCGGAAAGTTCAGGACCCGCAAGGATCATTGCCATTGTGTCCGTTATGGTCATCCTGATATCCATCATCATTTTTTGCTTGGAGACATTACCAGAGTTTAGAGACATCCCCGTGCAGATGCACGAAACTCACACCAACGGCAGCCACCACGGAAAAGTGCAAAGTCCCTTCACGGATCCCTTCTTTATTGTGGAGACACTCTGCATCGTGTGGTTCTCCTTTGAGTTCACCATGAGGTTCTTGTCATGTCCCAGCAAGGCAGCGTTCTTCAAGAACATCATGAACATCATTGACGTGGTGGCCATTGCTCCGTACTTCATCACCCTAGGCTTGGACCTTGCTGAGCACCAAGGCAGCAGCCAACAAGCTGCCTCCTTGGCCATCCTCAGGGTCATACGCCTGGTCCGGGTTTTTAGGATCTTTAAGCTCTCCCGACACTCAAAGGGCCTTCAGATCCTTGGGCAAACCCTTCACGCCAGCCTCAGGGAGCTGGGCCTCCTAATATTCTTTCTCATTATCGGAGTGGTTCTCTTCTCCAGTTCGGTGTATTTCGCAGAAGCAGAAGACCCGGAGTCAGGGTTCAAAAGCATCCCTGACGCTTTCTGGTGGGCGGTGGTCACCATGACGACGGTGGGATACGGAGACATGTGCCCTTCCACCATCGGGGGTAAATTTGTCGGCTCCTTGTGCGCCATCGCCGGGGTCCTCACCATAGCTTTGCCAGTGCCCGTCATCGTGTCTAACTTTAACTACTTCTACCACCGAGAGAACGACCAGGACAACAACATGCAATACGTTCACGTGACTTGTGGACAGCCGCAGACGTCTTCTGGGGAATTTGCTTTAAGTCGAAGCGAGCATTCTCTGTCCAAAACAGATTCCTATCATGAGGAGGACCTGGAGAGTCTGACATGCCCGAGCAATACCCAGATGGAGATATACCGTGGCAAGCTGACGGACGTATGAAAGAACGCCCAAATGGTAAGTGGAAGGTTAGGTACTAACAACTTGCATATATGATCTATCGTCTTGAAAACCATTAGTGTTTtatcaaaatgtgaaaaaataaatatcaaaaacaaccgcagaggatgctggttctcaagaGGATGTACAAACCAACCACGACAGTGGTAAAAGACCCACCACACAAGAGTTGTATTGAAAATGTAGGAAACTAAATATGTCCTGTCTAAGTCTGCGAGTATCAAGTGATGAATCTGCTCGGATGAGAGGAGAATCTTCTTGGAAAACAACCAGAGTCCAGTTGCAATCTATTCAGTACCTGACAATACAAGGACCTGGGTTATTgacacagttaaagttaaagtaccaatgattgtcacacacacactaggggtggcgaaatgtgtcctctgcaattgacccatccccttgttcaccccctgggaggtgaggggagcagtgagcagcagcggtggctgcccctgggaatcatttttggtgatttaacccccaattccaacccttgatgctgagtgccaagcagggaggtaatggctcccatttttatagtctttggtatgaactcacaacctatccatctcagggcggacactgtaaccactaggccactgagtaggttacagGCAATTGTAAactaacttagacaaactttattgatccacaagggaaattgttctaacTCCTCTCCTTAGAACCCCTGCACACTAAAGCAGGACAGTTTGTCAAAATTTCCTTCCCCATTGTGTTGCCGGTGCCCTTGTTTTTCAGTCAAATACACCACACCATGAATTGTTTgacgtggacccccgacttaaacaagttgaaaaacttattggggtgttaccatttagtggtcaattgtacggaacatgtactgtactgtgcaatctactaatacaagtttcaatcaatcaatcaaaacacaatgGCACTGATTCAAACTGGTACCTGCTCCCGAAAATGTGAATTTAAAGCATGGCTGCATTGCAGAGATATTCATGAAACAATCTTGTCAGACTTCTGCTTCTCCATTCATTTGGTATGTGCCACACCAGTGACCTTTTCCCCAATGGCGACGTCAGCGCGTTACCCATAAGCCTTAAGCAATAACCCCTGGTTTCCACAGGATGCGGAACGCCAGCGAAACATAACCGCCAGGAAACGGCACCATCGTCTGTTGTCTGGCAATGCCTACTGCTCCGCCGTGCAGCGAAAAAGTGCAGACTTTTACCAAATCTAGCAAATCGgcgcatatccatccatccatcttcttccgctcatccgaggtcgggtcgcgggggcagcagcctaaacagggaagcccagacttccctctccccagccacttcgtacagctcttcccgggggatcccgaggcgttcccaggccagccgggagacatagtcttcccaacgtgtcctgggtcttccccgtggcctcctaccggtcggacgtgccctaaacacctccctagggatgcgttcgggtggcatcctgaccaggtgaccgaaccacctcatctggctcctctccatgtggaggagcagcggctttactttgagctccccccggatgacagagcttctcaccctatctctaagggagagccccgccacccggcggaggaaactaatttcggtcacttgtacccgtgatcttgtcctttcggtcataacccaaagctcatgaccataggtgaggatgggaacgtagatcgaccgctaaattgagagctttgccttccggctcagctccttcttcaccacaacggatcgatacagcgtccgcgttactgaagacgccgcaccgatccatccgcctgtcgatttcacgatccactcttccctcactcgtgaacaagactctgaggtacttgaacgtgacttaatcctgcagccaccaaaccggatcccctcaacgccttgactgcgcctaaaaattctgtccataaaagttatgaaccgaatcggtgacaaagggcagccttggcggagtccaaccctctttggaaacgtgtccgacttactgccggcaatgcggaccaagctctgacactgatcatacagggagcggaccgccacaatcagacagtccgataccccgtactctctgagcactccccaaaggacttcccaagggacacggtcgaatgccttctccaagtcctaaaagcacatgtagactggttgggcaaactcccatgcaccctcaaggaccctgccgagagtatagagctggtccacagttccacgaccaggacgaaaaccacactgttcctccttgcCGTCCATCAAGACCGAAGGCGAGCGTTGTCCACACGCATCTCCTACCAACCACACCCCTGTATCAGCTGGCATTTGACATAGGACCCCCCCTTTCCGCACTTCGCTTTTGGGTCAATAaggtgaaaacctttgacaagtttaCTTCATGTCCGTCCCCGCCTATTAAGACCTTTCAAAATGTGAAATACAATGGACTATTTTGttttgaaagtaaaccggatCATTTATTTGGTCTTTGCGcgtgacttcctgtccaacaccagcagattttagctaccatatttttcggactgttagtcgcagttttttttcatagtttggccggtactcaggagcgacttatgtgtgaaatgattaacacattaccgtaaaatatcaaataatattatttagctcattcacgtaagagactagacgtataagacttcatgggatttagcgattaggagtgacagattgtttggtaaacgtatagcatgttctatatgttatatttatttgaatgactcttaccataatatgttacgttaacataccagcaaccctcccggattttccgggagactcccgaaattcagcgcctctcccgaaaacctcccgggacaaattttctcccctccagctccatgcggacctgagtccactttcccacaatataaacaacgtgcctgcccaatcattataactgtagaatgatggagggcaagttcttggtttcttatgtgggtttattgttaggcagtttcattaacgtcctcccagcgcggtaacaacacacaacaacagcagtcacgtttttcgtctaccgtaaagcagttcgtctgccgtaaacagtaatgttgtgacactcttaaacaggacaatactgccatctagtgcatttgatgacagcacttttgtgcgtgccacacagcaatgcatcatcagagagggtgttcagcatggttcgaaaaatagtgacagagaatagaacaaggatggacaattcaacccttaactcaacaatgagtagatgagtgttatgtgtgtgtatatgtgtaaataaatgaacactgaaattcaagtgtttcttttatttatatatatatatatatatatatatatatatatatatatatatatatatatatatatatatatatatatatatatatatatatatatatatgtcttagtaaggttatccaaaaaatagtgctcgataccgtagtagagcgcaatatatgtatgtgtgggaaaaaaatcacaagactatttcatctctacaggcctgtttcatgaggggggggtaccctcaatcatcaggagattttaatgggagcattcgcataccatggtttatatagggcacagagtgggtgggtacaggctggcctaggggcgtggtgattggctcatgtgttacctaggaggtgtttccgtctatggcggcatgctgtgacaatttcgctgcgcttgttgagggatgccaggtctggacggtaaataataaacagtttctctttcaagcataggctgcatcttttattaccactattgtaaggtgtgctggatgcaagaatttgccatgttattgaatattcaacattattgtctttgaggtcccaaatgtgtttgctgagttctgtggtatttcgcaggttttgcatccctcaacaagcgcagcgaaattgtcacagcatgccgccatagacggaaacacctcctaggtaacacatgagccaatcgccacgcccctaggccagcctgtacccaccctctctgtgccctatataaaccatggtatgcgaatgctcccattaaaatctcctgatgattgagggaaccccccctcatgaaacaggcctgtagagatgaaatagtcttgtgattttttttcccacacatacatatatatatatatatatatatatatatatatatatatatatatatatatatatatatatatatatatatatatatatatatatatatatatatataataaaataaatatatttttatagccagaattcactgaaagtcaagtatttcttatatatatatatatatatatatatatatatatatatatatatatatatatatatatatatatatatatatatatatatatatatatatatatatatatatatatatatatatatataattatatatatatatatatatatatatatatatatatatatatatatatatatatatatataaaagaaatatatataagaaatacttgactttcagtgaattctggctataaaaatatatatatatatatatatatatatatatatatatatatatatatatatatatatatatatatataagaaatacttgactttcagtgaattcactgaaagtcaagtatttcttatatacaggtaaaagccagtaaattagaatattttgaaaaacttgatttatttcagtaattgcattcaaaaggtgtaacttgtacattatatttattcattgcacacagactgatgcattcaaatgtttatttcatttaattttgatgatttgaagtggcaacaaatgaaaatccaaaattacgtgtgtcacaaaattagaatattacttaaagctaatacaaaaaagcgatttttagaaatgttagccaactgaaaagtatgaaaatgaaaaatatgagcatgtacaatactcaatacttggttggagctccttttgcctcaattactgcgttaatgcggcgtggcatggagtcgatgagtttctggcactgctcaggtgttatgagagcccaggttgctctgatagtggccttcaactcttctgcgtttttgggtctggcattctgcatcttccttttcacaataccccacagattttctatggggctaaggtcaggggagttggcgggccaatttagaacagaaataccatggtccgtaaaccaggcacgggtagattttgcgctgtgtgcaggcgccaagtcctgttggaacttgaaatctccatctccatagagcaggtcagcagcaggaagcatgaagtgctctaaaacttgctggtagacggctgcgttgaccctggatctcaggaaacagagtggaccgacaccagcagatgacatggcaccccaaaccatcactgatggtggagactttacactagacttcaggcaacgtggatcctgtgcctctcctgtcttcctccagactctgggacctcgatttccaaaggaaatgcaaaatttgcatggttgggtgatggtttggggtgccatgtcatctgctggtgtcggtccactctgtttcctgagatccagggtcaacgcagccgtctaccagcaagttttagagcacttcatgcttcctgctgctgacctgctctatggagatggagatttcaagttccaacaggacttggcgcctgcacacagcgcaaaatctacccgtgcctggtttacggaccatggtatttctgttctaaattggcccgccaactcccctgaccttagccccatagaaaatctgtggggtattgtgaaaaggaagatgcagaatgccagacccaaaaacgtagaagagttgaaagccactatcagagcaacctgggctctcataacacctgagcagtgccagaaactcatcgactccatgccacgccgcattaacgcagtaattgaggcaaaaggagctccaaccaagtattgagtattgtacatgctcatatttttcattttcatacttttcagttggccaacatttctaaaaatcccttttttgtattagccttaagtaatattctaattttgtgacacacggaattttggattttcatttgttgccacttcaaatcatcaaaattaaatgaaataaacatttgaatgcatcagtctgtgtgcaatgaataaatataatgtacaagttacaccttttgaatgcaattactgaaataaatcaagtttttcaaaatattctaatttactggcttttacctgtatatgcgacttatactccgaaaaataaggtaaattGAACCGCCGTTTTACGGCCACCAGCAAAAATAGAAGCCGTGCATGTGTTTAGCGCTGGGATGCGGAACGGCACCGCCGTGTAAGACGGACACATTAACTTGAATAAAAACGGACACAGTCCGCCGCCGTGGCGATGACGTTCTGCAGCCGTTTTGCATCCTGTGGAAATCAGGGGTAGTAAGTCTATGGACTTGAAATGTCTCACACGGCTCAATACAAAACACCTACTGTAACAATACGATTATTTAGCCGTTTGACTTCTGAAGTGGCTACCTGTCCGGGGTCTACCCAaaagcagctgggataggctccagctactcCTTCATCCcgatagggacaagtggtagaaaaatggatggatgctagcCAGGGCCGCCCTGTCGCATAAACACTCTATGCAGTCCTTTAGGGCCACAAGATCAAGGCCCGAAACTGCACATTTGTTTGGAtcgttgcctattgttcacaatcaatatgagacACATGACGACGGAttgattttttaatgcattctaaatattaaataaacgtaaataaaagtctgcttacagcggagccaatggagctcctttatttcgcccataaaatccaataaataacatccacaaagcgccaacaatactccatttacatttggtgacctgaatattaacaagtattagggatattgttattataaatattaacaagtattaatgatatagttattataaatattaactagtatcagtgatattgttattataaatatgaactagtattagtgatattgttattagaaatattaacaagtatcagggatatttttattataaatattaactaatattagtgatattgttattatgactattaactagtattagtgatattgttattatgaatattaactagtattagtgttattgttattataaatattaactagtattagtgatattgttattataaatattgactagtattagtgatattgctattataaatttttacaagtatcagggatatttttattataaatattaactaatattagtgatattgttattataaatattgactagtattagtgatattgttattataaatattaacaagtatcagggatatttttattataaatattaactaatattagtgatattgttattatgaatattaactagtattagtgatattgttattataaatattaactagtattagtgatattgttattataaatattaacaagtatcagggatttttttataaatattaactaatattagtgatattgttattataaatattgactagtattagtgatattgttattataaatattaacaagtaatagggatattttttttataaatattaactaatattagtgatattgttattatgaatattaactagtattggtgatattgttattataaatattaactagtattagtgatattgttattataaatattaactagtattagtgatattgttattataaatattaacaagtatcagggatatttttattataaatattaacaagtattaatgatatttttattataaatattaactagtattagtgatattgttattataaatattaactagtattagtgatattgttattataaatattaacaagtatcagggatatttttattacaaatattaactaatattagtgatattgttatcatgaatattaactagtattagtgatattgttattataaatattaactagtattagtgatattgttattataaatattaactggtattagtgatattggtaTTATAAAGATTgactagtattagtgatattgttattataaatattaacaagtatcagggatatttttattacaaatattaactaatattagtgatattgttattatgaatattaactagtattagtgatattgttattatgaatattaactagtattagggatattgttattataaatattaactagtattagtgatattgttattataaatattgactagtattagtgatattgttactataaatattaacaagtatcagggatatttttattataaatgttaactaatattagtgatatttttattatgaatattaactagtattagtgatattgttattataaatattaactagtattagtgatattgttattataaatattaacaagtatcagggatatttttattataaatattaactaatattagtgatattgttattatgaatattaactagtattagtgatattattataaatattaactagtattagtgatattgttattataaatattgactactattagtgatattgttattataaatattaacaagtatcagggaattttttttataaatatttactaatattagtgatattgttattataaatattgactagtattagtgatattgttattataaatattaacaagtaacagggatatttttattataaatattaactaatattagtgatattgttattatgaatattaactagtattagtgatattgttattagaaatattaacaagtatcagggatatttttattataaatattaactaatattagtgatattgttattatgaatataaactagtattagtgatattgttattagaaatattaactagtattagtgatattgttattatgaatattaactagtattagtgatattgttattataaatattaacaagtatcagggatatttttattataaatattaactaatattagtgatattgttattatgaatattaactagtattagtgatattgttattataaatattaactagtattagtgatattgttattataaatattaactagtattagtgatattgttattataaatattaactagtattagtgatattgttattataaatattaacaagtatcagggatatttttattataaatattaacaagtattaatgatattgttattataaatattaactagtattagtgatattgttattataaatattaactagtattagtgatattgttattataaatattaacaagtatcagggatatttttattacaaatattaactaatattagtgatattgttatcatgaatattaactagtattagtgatattgttattataaatatttactagtattagtgatattgttattataaatattaactagtattagtgatattgttattataaatattaacaagtatcagggatatttttattataaatattaactaatattagtgatattgttattatgaatattaactagtattagtgatattgttattatgaatattaactagtattagtgatattgttattataaatattaactagtattagtgatattgttattataaatattgactagtattagtgatattgttactataaatattaacaagtatcaggaatatttttattataaatgttgattaatattagtgatatttttattatgaatattaactagtattagtgatattgttattataaatattaactagtattagtgatattgttattataaatattaacgagTATCAgggatatttttattataaatattaactaatattagtgatattgttattataaatattaactagtattagtaatattattataaatattaactagtattagtgatatttttattataaatattgactactattagtgatattgttattataaatattaacaagtatcagggattttttattataaatattaactaatattagtgatattgttattataaatattgactagtattagtgatattgttattataaatattaactagtattagtgatattgttattataaatattaacgagTATCAgggatatttttattataaatattaactaatattagtgatattgttattatgaatataaactagtattagtgatattgttattataaatattaactagtattagtgatattgttattatgaatattaactagaattagtgatattgttattataaatattaacaagtatcagggatatttttattataaatattaactaatattagtgatattgttattatgaatattaactagtattagtgatattgttattataaatattaactagtattagtgatattgttattataaatattaactagtattagtgatattgttattataaatattgactagtattagtgatattgttattataaatattaacaagtatcagGGATAtttttattatgaatattaactaatattagtgatatttttattatgaatattaactagtattagtgacattgttattataaatattaactggtattagtgatattgttattataaatattgactagtattagtgatattgttattctaaatattaacaagtgtcagggatatttttattataaatattaactaata
Encoded proteins:
- the LOC133612184 gene encoding shaker-related potassium channel tsha2-like, coding for MTVVSQENRNETVVIPPLLQDAADLEELECSERVVINISGLRFETQLKTLSRFPNTLLGDPRKRIRFFDPLRNEYFFDRNRPSFDAVLYYYQSGGRLRRPVSVPVDIFLEEIKFYEFDEETIELFREDEGLTKEDDRPLPKSEFQRQLWLLFEYPESSGPARIIAIVSVMVILISIIIFCLETLPEFRDIPVQMHETHTNGSHHGKVQSPFTDPFFIVETLCIVWFSFEFTMRFLSCPSKAAFFKNIMNIIDVVAIAPYFITLGLDLAEHQGSSQQAASLAILRVIRLVRVFRIFKLSRHSKGLQILGQTLHASLRELGLLIFFLIIGVVLFSSSVYFAEAEDPESGFKSIPDAFWWAVVTMTTVGYGDMCPSTIGGKFVGSLCAIAGVLTIALPVPVIVSNFNYFYHRENDQDNNMQYVHVTCGQPQTSSGEFALSRSEHSLSKTDSYHEEDLESLTCPSNTQMEIYRGKLTDV